The Streptomyces sp. NBC_01775 genome includes a region encoding these proteins:
- a CDS encoding NHLP family bacteriocin export ABC transporter peptidase/permease/ATPase subunit codes for MTATQHRRRHGGRESAPKSARAVRTPTVLQMEAVECGAAALAMVLGHHGRHVPLEELRIACGVSRDGSRASSLLKAARGYGLTAKGMQMEPSALAEVSAPAILFWEFNHYVVLDGLGRRFGRRGVYINDPAKGRRFVPMEEFDTSFTGVVLTFTPSETFRRGGRRPSVTGALPARLRGTSGAMFAALVASFLLVVVGASVPALSRTYIDTFVFGGQDSLLGVLFAAMGAAAVLTAVLTALQQGNLLRARLISSTLSSARFLRHLLRLPVTFFAQRSPADLVQRLQSNDTVAETLARDLAAAGVDAVVVVGYALLLWTYDPQLTLVGVGIALLNVVAMRVVIRLRATGTQKLRADRARLTNTSYSGLQLIETMKATGGETGYFRRWAGQHATTLDVQQRLGVPSAALAVVAPTLATLNSALILLIGGTRAVEGAITAGLLVAFQALVTSFTAPLTRLNSVAGRIQDFAADVARLKDVETFPADPLYTRREPPASTRRLAGYVTLENVTFGYNPLDKPLLTGLSLAVGPGQQIALVGGSGSGKSTVSRLIAGLYTPWEGIIRIDGRRLEDLPRGALAASVSFVDQDVFLFEGTVRDNVALWDPSLSDDAVETALRDAALYEDVARRPGGLHSRVEQDGRNFSGGQRQRLEIARALVRRPSILVLDEVTSALDAETEALIIDNLRRRGCACVVIAHRLSTVRDSDEIVVLDRGTVVERGRHEPLLAAGGPYARLVKEH; via the coding sequence GTGACCGCCACGCAGCACCGGCGCCGGCACGGCGGGCGCGAGAGCGCCCCCAAGAGCGCGCGCGCCGTGCGGACCCCCACCGTGCTCCAGATGGAGGCCGTCGAGTGCGGTGCCGCCGCGCTCGCCATGGTGCTGGGCCACCACGGGCGCCATGTGCCGCTGGAGGAGCTGCGCATCGCCTGCGGCGTATCCCGGGACGGCTCCAGGGCCAGCAGTCTGCTGAAGGCCGCGCGCGGCTACGGGCTGACGGCCAAGGGCATGCAGATGGAGCCCTCGGCGCTGGCCGAGGTGTCCGCACCGGCCATCTTGTTCTGGGAGTTCAACCACTACGTCGTCCTCGACGGTCTCGGCCGCCGCTTCGGCCGCCGGGGGGTGTACATCAACGACCCGGCCAAGGGGCGCAGGTTCGTCCCCATGGAGGAGTTCGACACCTCCTTCACCGGTGTGGTGCTGACCTTCACGCCGTCCGAGACGTTCCGGCGGGGCGGGCGCAGGCCCAGCGTCACGGGGGCGCTGCCGGCGCGGCTGCGCGGCACCTCGGGTGCGATGTTCGCGGCGCTGGTGGCCAGCTTCCTGCTGGTCGTGGTCGGCGCTTCGGTGCCCGCGCTCAGCCGCACCTACATCGACACCTTCGTCTTCGGCGGGCAGGACTCGCTGCTGGGCGTGCTGTTCGCCGCGATGGGTGCCGCCGCCGTCCTCACCGCCGTACTGACCGCGCTCCAGCAGGGCAACCTGCTGCGCGCCCGGCTCATCTCCTCGACGCTCAGCAGCGCCCGGTTCCTGCGGCATCTGCTGCGGCTGCCGGTCACCTTCTTCGCGCAGCGCAGCCCGGCCGACCTCGTGCAGCGGCTCCAGTCCAACGACACCGTGGCCGAGACGCTGGCCCGGGACCTGGCGGCGGCGGGCGTGGACGCGGTGGTCGTCGTCGGCTACGCGCTGCTGCTGTGGACGTACGACCCTCAACTGACGCTCGTCGGCGTGGGGATAGCGCTGCTGAACGTGGTGGCGATGCGGGTGGTGATCCGGCTGCGGGCCACCGGCACGCAGAAGCTGCGCGCAGACCGGGCCCGGCTCACCAACACCTCCTACAGCGGTCTCCAGCTCATCGAGACGATGAAGGCGACCGGCGGTGAGACGGGCTACTTCCGCCGCTGGGCGGGCCAGCACGCCACCACCCTCGACGTGCAGCAGCGGCTCGGCGTACCGAGCGCGGCGCTGGCCGTGGTCGCGCCGACCCTGGCCACCCTCAACAGCGCCCTGATCCTGCTGATCGGCGGCACGCGGGCGGTGGAGGGGGCCATCACGGCGGGGCTGCTCGTCGCGTTCCAGGCGCTGGTCACCAGCTTCACCGCGCCGCTGACCCGGCTGAACTCGGTGGCGGGCCGCATCCAGGACTTCGCCGCCGACGTCGCCCGGCTCAAGGACGTGGAGACCTTCCCCGCCGACCCGCTCTACACCCGGCGCGAACCACCCGCCAGCACCCGGCGGCTGGCCGGGTACGTGACGCTGGAGAACGTCACCTTCGGCTACAACCCGCTGGACAAGCCGCTGCTCACCGGTCTGTCGCTGGCCGTGGGCCCTGGGCAGCAGATCGCGCTCGTCGGCGGGTCGGGCAGCGGCAAGTCCACGGTGTCGCGGCTGATCGCGGGCCTGTACACGCCGTGGGAGGGGATCATCCGCATCGACGGCCGGCGGCTGGAGGACCTGCCGCGCGGCGCGCTGGCCGCTTCCGTCTCCTTCGTCGACCAGGACGTGTTCCTGTTCGAGGGCACGGTCCGGGACAACGTGGCGCTGTGGGACCCCTCCCTGAGCGACGACGCGGTCGAGACGGCGCTGCGGGACGCGGCGCTGTACGAGGACGTGGCGCGGCGCCCCGGTGGCCTCCACAGCCGCGTCGAGCAGGACGGCCGCAACTTCTCGGGCGGACAGCGGCAGCGGCTGGAGATCGCCCGCGCGCTGGTGCGGCGGCCCAGCATCCTCGTCCTGGACGAGGTGACCAGCGCCCTGGACGCCGAGACCGAGGCCCTCATCATCGACAACCTGCGGCGGCGCGGCTGCGCCTGCGTGGTGATCGCGCACCGGCTGAGCACCGTCCGGGACAGCGACGAGATCGTGGTGCTGGACCGCGGCACCGTCGTGGAGCGGGGACGGCACGAGCCGCTGCTCGCCGCCGGGGGGCCGTACGCGCGACTCGTCAAGGAACACTGA
- a CDS encoding HlyD family efflux transporter periplasmic adaptor subunit codes for MEFRQKALGKLQSPEELDVPVRFARPQGLLVLVVTIVVMAAGCVWAVTGTVSSKLAAPGVLTHTQGSYLLQSPVPGQVTAVHAKAGQSVEKGAPVVSVRTDQGVRPVRAVARGRVTSLAAEVGAVVTTGADVATVERVRSADDPLVAMLYIPADKGATVPVGATVDLTVGSVPADRYGMLRGTVQSVGQSPQTRQQISGFLGDKDLAQQFTRRGRPLAVLVRLKRAPATKSGYAWSRDGGPPSAPESATPVRGAAHLTAQRPVDWLLP; via the coding sequence GTGGAGTTCCGGCAAAAGGCGCTTGGCAAGCTGCAATCGCCCGAAGAACTCGACGTTCCCGTACGCTTCGCACGGCCGCAGGGCCTTCTCGTACTCGTCGTCACCATTGTGGTGATGGCGGCGGGCTGCGTCTGGGCCGTCACAGGAACCGTCTCCTCCAAGCTCGCCGCCCCCGGCGTCCTCACCCACACCCAGGGCAGCTACCTCCTCCAGAGCCCCGTCCCGGGGCAGGTGACCGCCGTGCACGCCAAGGCGGGGCAGTCGGTCGAAAAGGGTGCGCCCGTGGTGAGTGTGCGCACGGACCAGGGTGTGCGGCCGGTGCGTGCCGTGGCGCGCGGCCGGGTCACGTCCCTGGCGGCCGAGGTGGGCGCCGTGGTCACCACCGGCGCGGACGTGGCGACCGTCGAGCGCGTCAGAAGCGCGGACGACCCACTCGTGGCGATGCTCTACATCCCCGCGGACAAGGGCGCGACCGTGCCGGTGGGCGCGACCGTCGACCTGACCGTCGGCTCCGTACCGGCGGACCGGTACGGGATGCTCCGCGGCACGGTGCAGTCCGTCGGGCAGTCGCCGCAGACCCGGCAGCAGATCAGCGGCTTCCTCGGAGACAAGGACCTGGCACAGCAGTTCACCCGCCGGGGCCGGCCCCTGGCCGTCCTGGTGCGGCTCAAGCGCGCCCCGGCCACGAAGTCCGGGTACGCCTGGTCCCGCGACGGCGGCCCGCCGTCCGCCCCCGAGTCGGCGACGCCGGTGCGCGGCGCGGCGCACCTCACCGCGCAGCGGCCCGTCGACTGGCTCCTGCCGTGA
- a CDS encoding VOC family protein, translating into MSIRRAMPDIRTETMEESRDFYGLLGFEEVMNLGWVMTLASPSNPTAQVTFMSHDKTAPVVPDMSVEVDDVDAAYAAMRGSGAEIVHALQDEEWGVRRFFVRDPNGRVVNVVGHR; encoded by the coding sequence ATGTCCATCCGCCGGGCCATGCCCGATATCCGAACAGAGACCATGGAGGAGAGCCGGGACTTCTACGGTCTCCTGGGGTTCGAGGAGGTCATGAACCTTGGCTGGGTCATGACGCTCGCCTCCCCTTCCAACCCCACGGCGCAAGTCACCTTCATGAGCCACGACAAGACCGCGCCGGTCGTGCCCGACATGAGCGTCGAGGTGGACGACGTGGACGCGGCCTACGCAGCGATGCGAGGAAGCGGTGCGGAGATCGTGCACGCCTTGCAGGACGAGGAGTGGGGAGTGCGCCGGTTCTTCGTCCGTGATCCCAACGGCCGGGTGGTCAACGTAGTGGGCCACCGATGA
- a CDS encoding excinuclease ABC subunit UvrA, with amino-acid sequence MSKATRTDTQSSAPVPHAADSHDLIRVHGARVNNLKDVSVELPKRRLTVFTGVSGSGKSSLVFNTIAAESQRMINETYSSFVQGFMPTQARPEVDVLEGLTTAIIIDAQRMGSDPRSTVGTATDVNAMLRILFSRLGQPHIGSPSAFAFNLASVRASGGITVERGAAKTRTVKATFNRTGGMCTRCEGRGTVSDIDLTQLYDDSKSLADGAFTIPGWKSDSFWTVRVYAESGFVDPNKPIREYTKKELRDFLYREPTKVKVDGVNLTYEGLIPKIHKSFLSKDKEAMQPHIRAFVERAVTFTTCPECEGTRLSEGARSSKIEGVSIADVCAMEIRDLADWIRRLKEPSASSSSRGYSAVTPLLTALQRTLDSLVEIGLGYLSLDRSSGTLSGGEAQRVKMIRHLGSSLTDTTYVFDEPTIGLHPHDIQRMNGLLLRLRDKGNTVLVVEHKPETIAIADHVVDLGPGAGTAGGTVCFEGTVEGLRAGGTLTGRHFDDRAALKETVRKPTGALEIRGARANNLRDVDVDIPLGALVVVTGVAGSGKSSLIHGSVPAWGRGPAAGPGEGVVSVDQAPIRGSRRSSPATYTGVLDPIRKAFAKANGVKPALFSANSEGACPNCNGAGVIYTDLAMMAGVASTCEECEGKRFQASVLEHRLDGRDISEVLAMSVAEAVEFFGSGEARTPAAQRILDRLTDVGLSYLRLGQPLTTLSGGERQRLKLAANMAERSGDRLVYVLDEPTTGLHLADVEQLLALLDRLVDSGKSVIVIEHHQAVMAHADWIIDLGPGAGHDGGRVVFEGTPADLVAARSTLTGEHLAAYVGT; translated from the coding sequence ATGAGCAAGGCCACGAGGACGGACACGCAGTCGTCCGCGCCGGTGCCGCACGCTGCCGACAGCCACGATCTGATCCGCGTGCACGGCGCCCGCGTGAACAACCTCAAGGACGTCAGCGTCGAGCTCCCGAAGCGCCGGCTGACGGTGTTCACCGGCGTCTCCGGCTCGGGCAAGAGCTCGCTGGTGTTCAACACGATCGCCGCGGAGTCACAGCGGATGATCAACGAGACCTACAGCTCCTTCGTACAGGGCTTCATGCCGACGCAGGCACGGCCCGAGGTCGACGTCCTCGAAGGGCTGACGACCGCGATCATCATCGACGCACAGCGGATGGGGTCCGACCCCCGCTCCACGGTCGGCACCGCCACCGACGTCAACGCGATGCTGCGCATCCTCTTCAGCCGGCTCGGGCAGCCCCACATCGGCTCCCCCAGCGCGTTCGCCTTCAACCTGGCCTCGGTCCGGGCGAGCGGCGGGATCACCGTCGAGCGCGGTGCCGCCAAGACCAGGACCGTGAAGGCGACGTTCAACCGCACCGGCGGGATGTGTACGCGCTGCGAGGGCCGGGGCACGGTCTCCGACATCGATCTCACCCAGCTCTACGACGACTCCAAGTCGCTCGCCGACGGCGCGTTCACCATCCCCGGCTGGAAGTCGGACAGCTTCTGGACCGTGCGGGTCTATGCCGAGTCGGGCTTCGTCGACCCGAACAAGCCGATCCGCGAGTACACCAAGAAGGAGCTGCGGGACTTCCTGTACCGGGAGCCGACCAAGGTGAAGGTCGACGGCGTGAACCTCACCTACGAGGGGCTGATCCCCAAGATTCACAAGTCGTTCCTGTCCAAGGACAAGGAGGCGATGCAGCCGCACATCCGGGCGTTCGTGGAGCGGGCTGTCACCTTCACCACCTGCCCCGAGTGCGAGGGCACCCGGCTCAGCGAGGGGGCCCGGTCGTCGAAGATCGAGGGGGTCAGCATCGCCGACGTCTGCGCGATGGAGATCCGAGACCTGGCCGACTGGATCCGGCGTCTCAAGGAGCCTTCCGCAAGCTCTTCGAGCAGGGGATATTCCGCGGTGACGCCGCTGCTCACCGCGTTGCAGCGGACGCTCGACTCGCTCGTGGAGATCGGCCTCGGCTACCTCTCGCTCGACCGGTCGTCGGGCACGCTGTCGGGCGGCGAGGCGCAGCGCGTCAAGATGATCCGCCACCTCGGCTCCTCGCTCACCGACACCACCTACGTCTTCGACGAGCCGACCATCGGCCTGCACCCCCACGACATCCAGCGGATGAACGGCCTGCTGCTGCGGTTGCGGGACAAGGGCAACACGGTGCTCGTCGTGGAGCACAAGCCGGAGACGATCGCGATCGCCGATCACGTCGTCGACCTCGGCCCCGGCGCCGGCACGGCGGGTGGCACCGTCTGCTTCGAGGGCACCGTCGAGGGGCTGCGGGCCGGCGGCACCCTCACCGGCCGCCACTTCGACGACCGGGCCGCCCTCAAGGAGACGGTGCGAAAGCCCACCGGGGCGCTGGAGATCCGGGGCGCGAGGGCGAACAACCTGCGGGATGTCGACGTCGACATCCCGCTCGGGGCGCTTGTCGTCGTCACCGGCGTCGCGGGCTCGGGCAAGAGCTCACTGATCCACGGCTCCGTCCCCGCCTGGGGGCGCGGCCCGGCCGCCGGGCCGGGAGAGGGCGTGGTGTCGGTCGACCAGGCGCCCATCCGGGGCTCGCGACGGAGCAGCCCGGCGACGTACACCGGAGTGCTCGACCCGATCCGCAAGGCGTTCGCGAAGGCCAACGGCGTGAAGCCGGCGCTGTTCAGCGCCAACTCCGAGGGCGCCTGCCCCAACTGCAACGGCGCCGGCGTCATCTACACCGACCTGGCGATGATGGCCGGTGTCGCCAGCACCTGCGAGGAGTGCGAGGGGAAGCGGTTCCAGGCATCGGTCCTGGAGCACCGCCTCGACGGTCGCGACATCAGCGAGGTGCTCGCGATGTCGGTGGCCGAGGCCGTGGAGTTCTTCGGCTCCGGCGAGGCGCGCACTCCGGCCGCGCAGCGCATCCTCGACCGGCTCACCGATGTCGGGCTCAGCTACCTCCGCCTCGGCCAGCCGCTCACCACGCTGTCCGGCGGCGAGCGGCAGCGGCTCAAGCTGGCGGCCAACATGGCCGAGAGGAGCGGCGACCGGCTCGTCTACGTGCTCGACGAGCCGACCACCGGCCTCCACCTCGCCGACGTCGAGCAGCTGCTCGCCCTGCTCGACCGGCTCGTCGACTCCGGCAAGTCGGTCATCGTCATCGAGCACCACCAGGCGGTCATGGCGCACGCCGACTGGATCATCGACCTCGGCCCGGGGGCCGGCCACGACGGTGGCCGGGTCGTCTTCGAGGGCACACCCGCCGACCTCGTCGCCGCCCGCTCCACCCTCACCGGCGAGCATCTCGCGGCCTACGTCGGCACCTGA
- a CDS encoding VOC family protein, with translation MDIKLATCFIAVDDHDKALAFYRDILGLEVRNDVAYAGMRWLTLGSPAQPDVDVVLEPPLADPNASPADKQAMAELLAKGMLRGVIFSTDDCDATFERIRSAGGEVLQEPVDQPYGVRDCAFRDPAGNMIRFTRPRER, from the coding sequence ATGGACATCAAGCTCGCAACGTGCTTCATCGCAGTCGACGACCATGACAAGGCGCTCGCCTTCTACCGCGACATCCTCGGCCTGGAGGTACGCAACGACGTCGCGTACGCGGGGATGCGCTGGCTGACCCTCGGCTCGCCCGCGCAGCCGGACGTGGATGTCGTCCTCGAACCGCCGCTCGCCGACCCCAACGCCTCGCCTGCCGACAAGCAGGCGATGGCGGAACTGCTGGCCAAAGGCATGCTACGCGGCGTGATCTTCTCCACCGACGACTGCGACGCCACCTTCGAACGCATCCGGTCCGCCGGCGGGGAGGTGCTGCAAGAGCCGGTCGACCAGCCGTACGGCGTCCGCGACTGCGCCTTCCGCGACCCGGCCGGCAACATGATCCGCTTCACCCGGCCCCGCGAGCGGTAG
- a CDS encoding YqeB family protein, protein MSMRKRLEQTQGSRESQEGRRSDQVTVLGEPAWSTVGVYVVCVLVGVGLGWLVGLLADWLLTLPWAPMRGPVELVASIPAPGLPAAGAVAGLVLGFVAQHEQLVVRLSDDRVVLARKGREEEFSPDAIAAVFRDGKQLVLLGHDGGELTRQGCDLDAGRVADAFTERGYAWADSDPHKDEFRRWVPDTPGLPEGANAILKARQKSLEKKDPSDGDLQELRAELARLGVVVRDEKRRQYWRTLRQSGPPVE, encoded by the coding sequence ATGAGCATGCGCAAGAGACTTGAGCAGACCCAGGGGAGCCGGGAGAGCCAGGAGGGCCGGCGGAGTGACCAGGTCACCGTGCTCGGCGAGCCGGCTTGGAGCACCGTGGGCGTCTATGTCGTCTGCGTGCTGGTGGGGGTGGGGCTCGGCTGGCTCGTCGGTCTCCTGGCCGACTGGCTCTTGACGCTGCCCTGGGCCCCGATGCGGGGACCGGTCGAGCTTGTCGCCTCGATCCCCGCGCCGGGGCTGCCCGCCGCGGGTGCGGTGGCAGGTCTCGTCCTCGGATTTGTCGCCCAGCACGAGCAGTTGGTGGTTCGGCTGTCCGATGATCGCGTTGTGCTCGCGCGCAAGGGCCGGGAGGAGGAGTTCTCACCCGACGCCATCGCCGCGGTCTTCCGGGACGGCAAGCAACTTGTTCTTCTCGGCCACGACGGTGGTGAACTCACCCGGCAGGGATGCGACCTGGACGCAGGCCGGGTTGCCGACGCCTTCACCGAGCGCGGCTACGCGTGGGCGGACTCCGATCCCCACAAGGACGAGTTCCGCCGCTGGGTCCCGGATACTCCCGGACTGCCGGAGGGTGCGAACGCCATCCTCAAGGCCCGCCAGAAGTCGCTGGAAAAGAAGGACCCCTCCGACGGCGACCTTCAAGAGCTCCGTGCGGAGCTGGCCCGTCTCGGCGTCGTCGTGCGGGACGAGAAGCGACGGCAGTACTGGAGGACGCTCCGGCAGTCGGGTCCGCCCGTGGAATGA
- a CDS encoding effector-associated constant component EACC1: MRIRLGASGADGGARATLDFYAWLRQTPDVRDHADVSLRPVEQDDSLRPAQQDDAETMGAVEIIELVLSQGFAALNLALAYASWRTARPSAPAVTLTGLLRGRVADVPPRERPWPPGPPPPGRPSSSGPLGSALGSCDSRA, from the coding sequence GTGCGTATCCGTCTCGGCGCGTCCGGGGCCGACGGCGGGGCGAGGGCCACCCTCGATTTCTACGCGTGGCTGAGGCAGACCCCCGATGTCCGGGACCACGCGGACGTCAGCCTCCGCCCCGTCGAGCAGGACGACAGCCTCCGCCCCGCTCAGCAGGACGACGCGGAGACGATGGGCGCGGTCGAGATCATCGAGCTGGTTCTGAGCCAGGGATTCGCGGCCCTCAACCTGGCGCTCGCGTACGCCTCCTGGCGCACCGCCCGTCCCTCCGCGCCCGCGGTGACGCTGACGGGGCTTCTCCGGGGGCGAGTGGCGGATGTCCCGCCGCGCGAGCGGCCCTGGCCTCCCGGACCACCTCCACCAGGCCGGCCGTCCTCGTCGGGCCCCTTGGGGTCGGCTCTCGGCTCCTGTGATTCCCGGGCGTAA
- a CDS encoding YqjF family protein: protein MQGPTTITPDAPDLVDSPLLTQQWLDLCFIHWAVDPDVVAGLLPEGTVPDLHDGVTYVGLVAFRMHRVGWFRLPGVPYLGSFPETNIRLYSVDAQGRRGVVFRSMDASRLIPVVMGRAGFRLPYLWSRMRVRATGETVTYTSSRRWPGPRGAYSRIAVRRGEQVAEPTELELFLTARWGLHTTFAGGVAYLPNYHPRWPLYRAELLTCEENLVEAAGLPAPCDPPISVLCSPGVPVRLGRPARTGIRGARGMRRGRAER from the coding sequence GTGCAGGGACCCACCACCATCACCCCCGATGCTCCCGACCTTGTGGACAGCCCACTCCTCACGCAGCAGTGGCTCGACCTGTGCTTCATCCACTGGGCTGTCGACCCGGATGTCGTTGCCGGACTCCTGCCCGAGGGCACCGTCCCCGACCTCCACGACGGCGTCACATATGTCGGACTCGTGGCCTTTCGCATGCACCGGGTCGGTTGGTTCCGGCTGCCCGGTGTGCCGTATCTGGGATCCTTCCCGGAGACGAACATCCGCCTGTACTCGGTCGACGCGCAGGGGAGACGCGGTGTCGTCTTCCGGTCGATGGACGCCTCACGGCTGATACCCGTCGTGATGGGACGCGCCGGCTTCCGGCTGCCGTACCTGTGGTCCCGGATGAGGGTCCGCGCCACCGGTGAGACCGTCACGTACACCAGCTCGCGCCGCTGGCCGGGACCGCGCGGAGCATACAGCCGGATCGCTGTGCGCCGGGGCGAACAGGTGGCGGAGCCGACAGAGCTGGAGCTCTTCCTCACCGCCCGCTGGGGGCTGCACACCACGTTCGCCGGCGGGGTGGCCTATCTGCCCAACTACCATCCGCGCTGGCCTCTGTACCGGGCCGAGCTGCTGACCTGCGAGGAGAACCTGGTCGAGGCGGCCGGCCTGCCCGCGCCGTGCGACCCCCCGATCAGTGTGCTCTGCTCTCCCGGCGTACCGGTACGCCTCGGCCGCCCGGCCCGGACGGGTATACGTGGCGCGAGAGGGATGCGGAGGGGCCGAGCGGAGCGCTGA
- a CDS encoding DUF3048 domain-containing protein, with product MKGRSTPPSFAGRSKGSPRIRLGRTRFVAALAVAGGLAGAAVATPSFAALDEDAKPAVKQQKEDASTSPFTGLPAKRNPVLAVKIDNHKDARPQTALEDADIVGVEKVEGGLGRLFAIYSSHYPKSLGPVRSAREYNVEQMRMFQRPALAYSGARAGVVDKIKKSPLYGVSHDDHPDAYERGGDNAPPHNLYGHPDELFKKAPEASKASDIGFRFGDEPSGGTPTDEQTVDYGSSKTSFNWSGEEGRWLASFDGQPAKGTSGKRLGGKTVIIQKTDMPPDSSGETPYIETVGSGEATVLRDGKAFKTKWERKSATGDTTYTLSNGKRMPFDRGQVWLVYQQR from the coding sequence ATGAAAGGCCGCTCCACCCCGCCGTCCTTCGCCGGTCGTTCGAAGGGTTCACCACGAATACGCCTTGGCCGCACCCGCTTCGTAGCCGCACTGGCCGTAGCCGGCGGGCTGGCGGGCGCGGCCGTGGCGACGCCGTCGTTCGCCGCGCTCGACGAGGACGCCAAGCCCGCGGTGAAGCAGCAGAAGGAGGACGCGTCCACCTCCCCGTTCACCGGGCTTCCGGCGAAGCGGAATCCCGTGCTCGCGGTGAAGATCGACAACCATAAGGACGCACGCCCGCAGACCGCGCTCGAAGACGCCGACATCGTCGGCGTGGAAAAGGTCGAGGGCGGGCTGGGACGGCTGTTCGCGATCTACTCCAGCCACTACCCCAAGTCGCTGGGCCCGGTGCGCAGCGCCCGCGAGTACAACGTCGAGCAGATGCGGATGTTCCAGCGCCCCGCGCTCGCCTATTCAGGTGCCCGTGCGGGGGTGGTGGACAAGATCAAGAAGTCGCCGCTGTACGGGGTCTCGCACGACGACCACCCGGACGCCTACGAGCGCGGGGGCGACAACGCGCCCCCGCACAACCTCTACGGCCACCCCGACGAGCTCTTCAAGAAGGCGCCCGAGGCGAGCAAGGCCAGCGACATCGGCTTCCGTTTCGGCGATGAGCCGAGCGGCGGGACGCCGACCGACGAGCAGACCGTGGACTACGGCTCGTCCAAGACCTCCTTCAACTGGTCGGGAGAGGAGGGGCGTTGGCTGGCCTCCTTCGACGGTCAGCCCGCGAAGGGCACTTCCGGGAAGCGGCTCGGCGGCAAGACCGTGATCATCCAGAAGACGGACATGCCGCCGGACTCCAGCGGCGAGACGCCGTACATCGAGACCGTCGGCAGCGGTGAGGCGACCGTGCTGCGCGACGGCAAGGCGTTCAAGACGAAGTGGGAGCGCAAGAGCGCGACGGGCGACACCACCTACACCCTCTCGAACGGCAAGCGGATGCCCTTCGACCGGGGCCAGGTCTGGCTCGTCTACCAACAGCGCTGA
- a CDS encoding TetR/AcrR family transcriptional regulator: MAGKRGAEIRDAALLLFAERGYAATTMADIGAAVGMRGPSLYKHVGAKQELLAQIMTGTMDALLRTHRTAVADCEDTVERLRRAAEAHVRYHARHRLEAFVGTREIRSLEEPHRTEILRLRAAYEQAFRELLAEGVEAGSFRITKVKLTSYAILDLGMGVAVWYREDGDLTEDQIVYQYGDFALRLAGVR, translated from the coding sequence GTGGCGGGAAAACGGGGGGCGGAGATCCGGGACGCCGCCCTGCTCCTGTTCGCCGAGCGCGGGTACGCCGCCACCACGATGGCCGACATCGGCGCTGCGGTGGGAATGCGCGGGCCGAGCCTGTACAAGCACGTGGGGGCCAAGCAGGAGCTGCTTGCCCAGATCATGACGGGCACGATGGACGCCCTGCTGCGAACCCACCGCACGGCGGTGGCCGACTGCGAGGACACCGTCGAGCGGCTGCGCCGGGCCGCCGAGGCCCATGTCCGCTACCACGCCCGGCACCGCCTGGAAGCTTTCGTGGGGACGCGCGAGATCCGCAGCCTGGAGGAGCCTCACCGCACGGAGATCCTGCGGCTGCGGGCGGCCTATGAGCAGGCGTTCCGGGAACTGCTCGCCGAAGGGGTGGAGGCGGGCAGCTTCCGGATCACCAAGGTGAAGCTGACCTCGTACGCGATCTTGGACCTCGGGATGGGCGTGGCCGTCTGGTACCGCGAGGACGGCGACCTGACGGAGGATCAGATCGTCTATCAGTACGGCGACTTCGCCCTGCGGCTGGCCGGCGTGCGCTGA